One stretch of Lacrimispora sphenoides DNA includes these proteins:
- a CDS encoding ABC transporter permease, which yields MAKYILRRILTAIPMVLLITILCFALMHFAPYNAIDAMTTPKMSPETIELIKAKYGYDKPLFIQYLRWLNGILNGNFGYSIVTKQSIAGDLAVRIPNTIKLVLPAYGTAYILAIILGLLAGSHKNKAADKVIDGFSSVAIAVPSFWFSMLLIFVLGYKLKLLPIVGMHSVGKEASMADFLRHFIMPFITLTFAFLPANVKFVRSSTVTQFSEDYVLVQRAFGASRGEIMFKHVCKNVLLPIITRLGMALQLLVTGAIITETVFGWPGVGPYFIKAIQGMDYPIVMIVLVLSSSLVILGNLLSDILYCITDPRIREMG from the coding sequence ATGGCGAAATATATATTAAGACGGATATTGACAGCCATACCCATGGTCCTTTTAATCACAATTCTATGTTTTGCTTTGATGCATTTTGCACCGTATAATGCCATTGATGCAATGACAACACCAAAGATGTCTCCGGAAACAATTGAATTGATTAAGGCCAAATATGGGTACGACAAGCCTCTGTTCATCCAGTATTTACGCTGGCTGAACGGGATATTGAACGGGAATTTCGGATATTCCATCGTAACCAAGCAAAGCATTGCCGGGGATCTTGCTGTGAGGATTCCAAACACCATAAAACTGGTACTACCGGCCTATGGAACCGCTTATATCCTGGCAATCATACTGGGACTTTTGGCAGGCTCCCACAAGAATAAGGCAGCAGACAAAGTGATAGACGGATTCTCTTCCGTAGCGATCGCCGTTCCTTCCTTCTGGTTTTCCATGCTTTTGATTTTTGTCCTGGGTTATAAGCTTAAGCTTCTTCCCATCGTAGGAATGCATTCCGTAGGAAAGGAAGCTTCTATGGCGGATTTTCTAAGGCATTTTATTATGCCTTTTATCACCCTTACCTTTGCATTTTTACCGGCTAATGTTAAGTTTGTCCGTTCTTCCACAGTCACCCAGTTTTCTGAGGACTATGTGCTGGTTCAGCGGGCCTTTGGCGCTTCCAGAGGGGAAATTATGTTTAAGCATGTCTGTAAGAACGTCCTGCTTCCCATTATTACCAGGCTTGGCATGGCTCTTCAGCTTCTGGTAACAGGTGCCATCATTACGGAGACCGTATTTGGGTGGCCGGGTGTCGGACCTTATTTTATCAAGGCGATCCAGGGCATGGATTATCCCATCGTCATGATCGTTCTGGTTCTGTCCTCTTCCCTCGTTATTCTTGGTAACCTTCTGTCGGATATCCTATACTGTATCACGGATCCGCGAATCAGGGAAATGGGGTGA
- a CDS encoding amino acid ABC transporter permease, translating to MLELFHQIFTPANVTFMLKGLRMTVMIAVLATVISTFFGTILALIRTYSSGKWKWTGGLVAAYTEFFRCTPNLLWILWIYFTVKGNKVGVSVFAISLFTSAVMAEIFRGGLNSIPKGQFEGAQSQGFSFIETLIFIVLPQMYKKVIPALLSQVITIIKDTSFLKMVDVAEFMRNCSVVLGSIYDVRGMLLLFGFEALCYFTICFALSCAVRGYQKTIVTG from the coding sequence ATGTTAGAATTATTTCATCAGATATTTACACCGGCTAATGTGACTTTCATGCTGAAGGGCCTAAGAATGACGGTCATGATTGCTGTTCTAGCCACCGTTATCAGTACATTTTTCGGAACGATCCTGGCTCTTATCAGGACCTATTCATCAGGGAAATGGAAGTGGACAGGAGGGCTTGTGGCTGCCTATACGGAATTTTTCCGCTGTACACCCAATCTTTTGTGGATACTCTGGATCTATTTCACAGTAAAGGGGAATAAGGTAGGAGTATCAGTGTTTGCGATTTCCCTTTTCACCTCAGCGGTCATGGCTGAAATATTCCGGGGGGGCTTAAACTCCATTCCTAAAGGGCAGTTCGAGGGAGCCCAGTCCCAGGGATTCAGCTTTATAGAGACTCTTATATTTATCGTGCTTCCCCAAATGTATAAGAAGGTGATTCCGGCCCTGCTCAGCCAGGTGATCACCATCATCAAAGACACTTCTTTCTTAAAGATGGTGGATGTGGCGGAGTTTATGAGAAACTGCTCCGTTGTTCTTGGAAGCATATACGATGTCAGAGGCATGCTGCTTTTATTCGGTTTTGAAGCTCTCTGCTATTTTACCATCTGCTTTGCCCTTAGCTGCGCGGTGAGGGGATATCAGAAAACCATTGTGACTGGTTAG
- a CDS encoding amino acid ABC transporter permease → MIKGLFDAKRWNALFQAFPEYYIPGFLMTLKISLVGLAVALVLGVIFGMFSTAKFKPLKIISRIYVEFIQNTPLALQVLCYYSVLPMVFSSSGFRIPKFVLGVIGVGVYHGAYISEVLRTGIEAIPKGQSEAASSQGFSYLDTMYHIILPQTIKIIMPPLANQALNLVKNTSILAMVAGMDLMYFTDSWGADRGYFAQAYFTSAVMYFIICFPLARLARYLEIRSMRLPVAKTLDIKADEEAAC, encoded by the coding sequence ATGATAAAAGGTCTTTTTGATGCAAAACGCTGGAATGCCCTGTTTCAGGCATTTCCCGAATATTATATACCGGGCTTTCTTATGACGCTTAAAATATCACTGGTGGGGCTGGCCGTTGCGCTGGTCCTGGGAGTGATATTTGGTATGTTTTCCACGGCTAAATTTAAGCCATTAAAGATAATTTCACGAATTTATGTGGAATTCATACAGAATACGCCTCTGGCTTTGCAGGTATTGTGCTATTATTCTGTGCTGCCTATGGTATTTTCCAGCTCAGGTTTCAGGATTCCCAAGTTCGTGCTGGGCGTGATCGGGGTAGGTGTCTATCATGGCGCCTATATATCAGAGGTTTTAAGGACCGGTATCGAAGCCATACCAAAAGGCCAGTCCGAGGCAGCTTCGTCTCAGGGCTTTTCCTATCTGGATACCATGTATCATATCATTCTGCCTCAGACTATAAAGATTATTATGCCGCCTCTTGCGAATCAGGCGCTGAATCTGGTGAAGAATACCTCCATTCTGGCTATGGTGGCTGGTATGGACCTTATGTATTTTACGGATTCCTGGGGAGCTGACCGGGGATACTTTGCCCAGGCGTATTTTACAAGCGCCGTGATGTACTTTATCATCTGTTTCCCATTGGCAAGGCTGGCCCGTTATCTGGAAATCAGATCCATGCGGCTTCCCGTAGCAAAAACGCTTGATATTAAGGCAGATGAGGAGGCAGCATGTTAG
- a CDS encoding amino acid ABC transporter ATP-binding protein encodes MPDMVKVENLKKNFGDLEVLKDISLTVKEGEKLVIIGPSGSGKSTFIRCINYLEEPTSGKITVAGTEVTKKNHLEMAKKYSSMVFQQFNLYPHLTVLENLTLAPIKLQHVPKEEAKKNAIKCLERVGLKEKAGNYPIQLSGGQQQRVAIARALCTKQPLILFDEPTSALDPEMVQEVLNVMVELAHENITMICVTHEMGFARQVADRVIFMDGGYILEEGTPEHFFECPEHERTKAFLSKILH; translated from the coding sequence ATGCCAGATATGGTGAAAGTTGAAAACTTAAAGAAGAACTTCGGAGATTTAGAGGTTTTAAAGGATATAAGCCTGACAGTAAAGGAGGGCGAAAAGCTGGTCATAATCGGACCCTCCGGCTCAGGAAAGTCCACCTTTATCCGCTGCATCAACTACTTAGAGGAACCAACCAGCGGAAAGATAACCGTGGCAGGCACGGAAGTGACAAAAAAGAACCATTTGGAAATGGCTAAAAAGTATTCCTCTATGGTCTTTCAGCAATTCAATTTATATCCCCATCTGACTGTCTTAGAAAATCTGACTTTAGCACCCATTAAGCTGCAGCATGTTCCCAAGGAAGAGGCAAAGAAGAATGCCATCAAATGCCTGGAACGAGTCGGTTTAAAGGAAAAAGCGGGAAATTATCCGATCCAGCTCTCCGGCGGTCAGCAGCAGAGAGTGGCAATAGCTAGGGCTTTATGCACCAAACAGCCCTTAATACTCTTTGATGAGCCTACCTCTGCACTGGATCCTGAGATGGTTCAGGAGGTTTTAAATGTTATGGTGGAGCTGGCTCATGAGAACATCACCATGATCTGTGTGACTCATGAAATGGGCTTTGCACGCCAGGTGGCAGACCGGGTGATCTTCATGGATGGAGGCTACATCCTGGAAGAGGGAACGCCGGAACACTTTTTTGAATGTCCGGAACATGAGCGGACCAAAGCGTTTTTAAGCAAGATCCTTCATTAG
- a CDS encoding ABC transporter substrate-binding protein, with translation MKRFMKSAAFLLASVLVLGGLTACGGKDPVAESTTAANASSAGGSNDGAGQTAAGGESTFTYAIAGDPGANVNVITTSDRFGLMTIKMIYSPLYMYNADGINYFLAKSIDTSDDKLTYTMHLRDDVKWSDGEKFTADDVVFTFEAMADEKNAGWAYSQLVFPEGAVKIEKIDDYTVSLTMPFVNSAAVEMFSQIFIMPKHIYENVENFENNDVNTKPVGTGPYVMAEYSPGSYVKFTKNESYFLGAPSIDNFVYRIIENENTAMTAIQSGEVNAWIGTPAQVAQMNLDAANLTVYPYQEGRVGYMMINANRIKDENFRKAIFYALDKKAIADAALLDPQYYDLPWSFMPPNSQYFTEDVEKYEQNLDKSKELLATSGVTNPELTLAYNASDSLQSTSAIMIQEQLQKAGIKVNLTGVDSTALSQQMKQADNPYDMYFGGYIMGIDPDTFSSLFESGAPYNYMHYDYPEMNDLFAQGRKETDDAKRKEIYTTIQQKLQDTACFYPLYSNKRLLVVSKNASGIEESKLVPVYTFEDTSKLQMK, from the coding sequence ATGAAAAGATTTATGAAGAGTGCAGCATTCCTGTTAGCATCTGTCTTGGTGCTGGGAGGCCTTACTGCCTGCGGAGGAAAGGACCCGGTTGCAGAAAGTACCACAGCTGCGAATGCCAGTTCAGCAGGCGGATCTAATGACGGAGCCGGACAAACGGCTGCAGGAGGGGAAAGCACATTTACTTATGCAATTGCAGGGGATCCGGGCGCTAATGTAAATGTAATTACAACCAGCGACCGTTTCGGCCTTATGACTATTAAAATGATCTATTCCCCGTTGTATATGTACAATGCAGATGGAATCAATTATTTCCTGGCAAAGAGCATTGACACCTCCGATGACAAACTGACCTATACCATGCATCTTAGGGATGATGTAAAATGGTCTGACGGAGAGAAATTCACTGCCGATGACGTTGTATTTACCTTTGAAGCCATGGCAGATGAGAAAAACGCAGGCTGGGCATATTCTCAGCTGGTATTCCCTGAAGGAGCAGTTAAAATCGAAAAGATCGACGACTATACGGTTTCCCTCACCATGCCTTTTGTTAACTCCGCTGCAGTGGAAATGTTTTCCCAGATATTCATTATGCCAAAGCATATCTATGAAAACGTGGAGAACTTTGAAAACAATGACGTAAACACCAAGCCGGTCGGTACAGGACCTTATGTAATGGCAGAATACTCCCCAGGTTCCTATGTGAAATTCACAAAGAATGAGAGTTACTTCTTAGGTGCTCCTTCTATTGATAATTTTGTATACCGGATCATTGAAAATGAAAATACAGCGATGACAGCCATTCAGAGTGGGGAAGTAAACGCCTGGATCGGTACTCCTGCGCAGGTGGCACAGATGAACCTGGATGCAGCCAATCTGACGGTTTACCCATACCAGGAAGGCCGTGTGGGATATATGATGATAAATGCAAACCGCATAAAGGATGAAAACTTCAGGAAAGCGATCTTCTATGCACTGGATAAAAAGGCCATTGCAGACGCAGCACTCCTGGATCCCCAGTATTATGATCTTCCATGGAGCTTCATGCCTCCCAACAGCCAGTATTTTACAGAGGATGTGGAGAAATACGAACAGAATCTGGATAAATCCAAAGAGCTTCTTGCGACATCCGGCGTAACAAATCCGGAACTGACACTTGCCTATAACGCTTCCGACAGCCTCCAGTCCACCTCAGCCATCATGATACAGGAACAGCTTCAGAAGGCAGGAATTAAGGTGAACTTAACCGGCGTGGATTCGACGGCTCTCAGCCAGCAGATGAAGCAGGCTGATAATCCTTATGATATGTACTTTGGCGGATATATCATGGGCATTGACCCGGATACGTTTTCAAGTTTATTTGAATCAGGTGCACCATACAATTATATGCATTACGACTATCCTGAGATGAATGACCTTTTTGCCCAGGGCCGTAAGGAAACAGATGATGCAAAGCGTAAAGAAATCTATACAACGATCCAGCAGAAACTGCAGGATACCGCATGCTTCTATCCATTGTATTCCAATAAACGCCTTCTTGTAGTATCCAAAAATGCATCAGGGATTGAAGAGTCAAAGCTGGTTCCTGTTTATACCTTTGAAGATACTTCCAAACTACAGATGAAGTAA
- a CDS encoding ABC transporter permease has translation MIRNEVNKKKNRSVRVDSVFLALKHDKAAVISLILLGLIILFALIAPLLPVEPNATNIANRLQPPSAGHWFGTDEVGRDYFARVIYGGRVSLLVGFLAMLTSLTIGVAVGTISGFCGGLVDMVLMRIVDVLYSIPWMILVTVVSIFLRPGLKSIILVIGFFTWMEIARLVRAETLSLKEREFILYAEFSGVGIWKIIISHIIPSVFPTIIVSATTSMANAIMTESSLSFLGVGVQQPMSSWGSLLQNAQGTMQNTFYMALIPGLLIIITIFAFNKLGNLLRVFVEPKIMNDEKE, from the coding sequence ATGATAAGAAACGAAGTGAACAAAAAGAAAAACAGATCCGTGAGAGTGGACAGCGTATTCCTGGCATTAAAGCATGATAAGGCGGCAGTCATTTCCCTGATTCTTTTGGGATTAATCATTTTATTTGCACTCATTGCGCCCCTTCTTCCTGTGGAGCCTAATGCCACCAACATTGCAAACCGACTTCAGCCTCCGTCTGCCGGACACTGGTTCGGGACCGATGAAGTTGGACGGGATTATTTTGCCAGAGTTATCTACGGCGGCCGTGTTTCCCTGCTGGTGGGATTTTTGGCCATGCTAACAAGCCTTACCATTGGCGTGGCAGTGGGAACCATTTCCGGCTTCTGCGGCGGGCTGGTGGATATGGTTCTTATGCGTATCGTAGATGTCCTGTATTCAATTCCTTGGATGATCCTGGTAACCGTTGTCAGCATCTTTTTAAGGCCAGGATTAAAGTCCATCATTCTGGTTATCGGCTTTTTTACCTGGATGGAGATTGCCAGGCTGGTGCGGGCCGAGACTCTCTCCCTTAAGGAAAGAGAATTCATCCTTTATGCGGAGTTTTCCGGCGTGGGTATCTGGAAGATCATTATTAGTCATATCATACCTTCCGTATTTCCTACGATCATTGTATCGGCGACCACAAGCATGGCCAATGCAATTATGACAGAGTCTTCCTTAAGTTTCCTGGGAGTTGGTGTCCAACAGCCGATGTCTTCCTGGGGAAGTCTTTTGCAAAATGCTCAGGGAACCATGCAGAATACCTTTTACATGGCGCTGATCCCAGGACTTTTGATCATCATTACGATATTTGCTTTTAATAAGCTGGGAAATCTGCTCCGGGTTTTCGTGGAACCTAAAATTATGAACGACGAAAAAGAGTAA
- a CDS encoding MgtC/SapB family protein, whose translation MSQVWKVLGSLVERYDLIYQTGLFFRIVVAGFLGYLIGYERTNRYKGAGMRTHAIVAMGAALMMVISKYGFRDVPNFDASRIASQIVSGIGFLGAGVIFVKNHSVSGLTTAAGIWATAGVGMAIGAGDYFMGCGAGLFLIFTQILLHDVPFLSREPFQGVLKITTNQYDIVIIELLHYLNEEKIKVLNIKVGKSKDYTKVELDLLYPAGYGKNDLIVKWSNDKRINSISG comes from the coding sequence ATGAGCCAGGTTTGGAAAGTGCTGGGAAGCCTTGTGGAAAGGTATGACCTTATCTACCAGACGGGTTTGTTTTTTAGAATTGTTGTTGCAGGATTTTTAGGATATTTAATCGGATATGAGAGAACGAATCGATACAAAGGAGCAGGGATGAGAACCCATGCCATTGTGGCCATGGGAGCCGCTTTAATGATGGTGATTTCCAAGTACGGGTTCCGGGATGTCCCAAATTTTGATGCTTCCAGAATCGCCTCCCAGATCGTATCAGGAATCGGTTTTCTAGGAGCAGGGGTCATCTTTGTTAAGAATCATTCCGTCAGTGGTTTAACCACTGCAGCAGGCATCTGGGCAACTGCAGGAGTGGGGATGGCAATCGGTGCAGGCGACTACTTTATGGGATGCGGAGCAGGCCTTTTTCTTATTTTCACCCAGATCCTCCTCCATGATGTACCTTTTTTGTCCAGGGAGCCATTCCAAGGAGTCTTAAAAATAACTACGAACCAATATGACATCGTTATAATAGAACTGCTTCATTATCTAAATGAGGAAAAAATCAAGGTTTTAAACATTAAAGTGGGTAAATCTAAGGATTATACCAAGGTGGAGCTTGATCTCCTTTATCCTGCGGGATACGGGAAAAATGACCTGATCGTCAAATGGTCAAATGATAAGAGGATCAATTCCATCAGTGGGTAA
- a CDS encoding 5-deoxy-glucuronate isomerase translates to MSELFSYPEFDPKGVKLLTNAGDRENDMLMDIAVYEMKAGEERSFSSQSDEMAVLLLTGDILFSWEDRKERGNRSSLTEEGPYCLHVSKGVMVNVAAKEYSQVLVQCTRNDREFDSVFYKPEDCTNDIFGEGLLDGKMKRTVRTVFDYNNAPYSNMVNGEVINHQGGWSSYTPHEHPQPEVYYYRFERPEGFGACFIGEDVFKIKDGSCAAIPGGRTHPQVTAPGFPMYYCWMIRHLPDNPWTTRVDDPRYNWIKELK, encoded by the coding sequence ATGAGCGAATTATTCAGTTACCCGGAATTTGATCCCAAGGGAGTAAAACTCCTCACAAATGCAGGGGATAGGGAAAATGATATGTTAATGGACATTGCCGTTTACGAGATGAAGGCAGGAGAGGAGCGGTCCTTCTCCAGCCAGTCGGATGAGATGGCGGTCCTTCTCCTTACCGGGGATATCCTGTTTTCCTGGGAAGACAGGAAGGAGCGGGGAAACCGGAGCAGCCTGACGGAAGAAGGACCCTATTGTCTTCACGTTTCAAAGGGCGTTATGGTAAACGTGGCGGCAAAAGAATACAGTCAGGTTCTGGTCCAGTGCACCAGAAATGACAGGGAGTTTGACAGCGTATTCTATAAGCCGGAAGACTGTACCAATGATATTTTCGGGGAAGGTCTTTTGGATGGTAAGATGAAGCGGACGGTCCGCACCGTCTTCGACTACAACAATGCTCCCTATTCCAATATGGTAAACGGGGAAGTGATCAATCATCAGGGAGGCTGGTCCAGCTACACCCCTCATGAGCATCCTCAGCCTGAGGTTTATTATTACCGGTTTGAACGGCCGGAAGGTTTTGGCGCCTGCTTTATCGGAGAGGATGTCTTTAAAATCAAGGATGGAAGCTGTGCTGCCATTCCCGGCGGCAGAACTCATCCCCAGGTAACCGCCCCAGGGTTTCCCATGTACTATTGTTGGATGATCCGGCACCTTCCGGATAACCCATGGACAACACGGGTAGATGATCCCAGATACAACTGGATCAAAGAATTAAAATAA
- a CDS encoding ABC transporter ATP-binding protein, translating into MEEIKKNDDKILSVQNVHTTFHTHGKSVKAVRGVSFYAGYQEILAVVGESGSGKSVLMKSIMGLMPENAEVTADQILFMDKNILEMTPEQQRKMRGKEIAMVFQDPMTALNPLRTIGFHLTEVLKRHRGMDKRAAQKEAVAVLEQVGIPSPEKRLNQYPHEFSGGMRQRVLIAMALCCRPKLLIADEPTTALDVTIQAQILELLKKLQDETGMSIILITHDLGVVASLSRRIMVMYGGLMMEEGLTEEIFYSPKHPYTRALLQAIPKPQTGDRKRLEPIPGMAPSLIDPPDGCPFAERCKFACEQCEKGIPKYRVYSDTQRAMCIYSAEELDARERKVD; encoded by the coding sequence TTGGAAGAGATAAAGAAAAACGATGATAAAATCCTGTCCGTCCAAAATGTGCATACCACCTTCCACACCCACGGGAAATCGGTAAAGGCGGTTCGCGGCGTAAGCTTTTATGCAGGCTATCAGGAAATCCTGGCCGTTGTGGGGGAATCCGGCAGCGGTAAAAGTGTTCTGATGAAATCCATCATGGGCCTGATGCCGGAGAATGCAGAGGTCACCGCGGACCAGATTTTATTTATGGATAAGAACATACTTGAAATGACACCGGAGCAGCAAAGAAAGATGAGGGGAAAAGAGATCGCCATGGTTTTCCAGGACCCCATGACGGCTTTGAACCCATTAAGAACCATTGGCTTTCATCTGACAGAGGTGCTGAAACGCCATAGGGGGATGGATAAGCGTGCTGCTCAGAAGGAAGCGGTTGCAGTTTTGGAACAGGTGGGAATCCCATCTCCCGAAAAGAGGCTCAATCAGTATCCTCATGAATTTTCCGGAGGTATGAGACAGAGGGTGTTAATTGCCATGGCCCTTTGCTGCCGGCCGAAGTTACTGATTGCAGATGAGCCGACTACGGCTCTTGATGTTACCATTCAGGCCCAGATCCTGGAACTTTTGAAAAAGCTGCAGGATGAAACGGGAATGAGTATCATACTCATCACTCATGATCTTGGAGTGGTGGCAAGCTTAAGCCGCCGGATCATGGTTATGTATGGCGGACTTATGATGGAAGAGGGGCTTACCGAAGAAATCTTTTATTCGCCTAAGCATCCCTATACCAGGGCCCTTCTTCAGGCAATTCCCAAACCTCAGACAGGGGACCGGAAGCGGCTGGAACCAATCCCGGGAATGGCTCCGTCCTTAATCGATCCCCCGGATGGCTGTCCCTTTGCTGAGCGGTGTAAATTTGCCTGTGAACAGTGTGAGAAGGGAATTCCCAAGTACCGGGTATATTCGGACACCCAGAGAGCCATGTGTATCTATTCGGCAGAGGAACTGGATGCAAGGGAAAGGAAGGTAGACTGA
- a CDS encoding ABC transporter ATP-binding protein, with protein MDNRNQEILLEAREVCKYFPAKDFFGRKKAEVKAVDGVNITIRKGETFGLVGESGCGKSTLGRTLIRMYDPTSGSILFKGQDITRVKGSKLLPIHRQMQIIFQDPYSALDPHHNVREIIGESMAAVSGIAASEVDGRIEEMLKKVGMKPDDMYKYAYEFSGGQRQRIGIARALAVEPEFLLCDEPISALDVSIQAQVVNMLEDLQEEMGLTYLFVAHDLSMVRHISTRIGVMYLGRLVEIADSDELYENPLHPYTKALLSAIPVADPQLSAKSKRLMLHGELPSPMHVPSGCHFHTRCMYAVEECSRAVPEMKEVSPEHFVACSCLPIKG; from the coding sequence ATGGATAACAGGAACCAGGAAATCCTGCTGGAAGCCAGGGAGGTATGTAAATATTTTCCGGCCAAGGACTTTTTCGGCCGCAAGAAGGCAGAGGTAAAGGCAGTGGACGGTGTGAATATTACTATCCGAAAAGGGGAAACCTTTGGACTGGTAGGAGAATCCGGCTGCGGGAAATCCACCTTAGGACGGACCTTAATCCGTATGTACGATCCCACCAGCGGGTCTATCCTGTTTAAGGGGCAGGATATCACCAGGGTAAAGGGCAGTAAGTTACTTCCTATCCACCGGCAGATGCAGATCATTTTCCAGGATCCCTATTCAGCTCTGGATCCTCATCACAATGTGCGGGAGATCATTGGAGAGTCCATGGCGGCGGTATCTGGCATAGCGGCAAGCGAGGTGGACGGCAGAATCGAAGAGATGCTTAAAAAGGTTGGAATGAAGCCGGATGACATGTACAAGTATGCCTATGAGTTTTCCGGAGGCCAGCGTCAGAGAATCGGAATTGCCAGGGCATTGGCAGTAGAACCGGAATTTTTACTCTGCGACGAACCGATCTCTGCCCTGGATGTTTCCATTCAGGCACAGGTAGTAAACATGCTGGAGGATTTACAGGAGGAAATGGGGCTCACTTATCTGTTTGTAGCTCATGATCTGTCCATGGTACGCCATATTTCCACACGGATCGGCGTCATGTATTTAGGCAGACTGGTGGAGATCGCAGACAGCGACGAACTGTATGAAAATCCTCTTCATCCTTATACAAAGGCGCTTCTTTCTGCTATCCCGGTAGCTGATCCCCAGCTTTCTGCAAAGTCAAAGCGGCTGATGCTTCATGGAGAACTTCCAAGCCCCATGCATGTGCCTTCCGGCTGCCATTTCCATACCAGATGCATGTATGCTGTGGAAGAATGCAGCAGGGCTGTGCCGGAGATGAAAGAGGTTTCACCCGAACATTTTGTGGCATGCTCTTGTCTGCCAATTAAAGGATAA
- a CDS encoding cytidylate kinase-like family protein, giving the protein MKKFTITITREFGSLGRSIAKALSRELGVEFYDRDIVEEVAKQLNLPVSTVSDEEEKSKQSFLPRMFPLGTDETYIQDIIFDVQKGIILDLAKKSSCILVGRCSDYLLEKEKNNINIFIYASYEKRLENCVNTLGMTESEGKRMIASVDKARNAYHKKYAGYLPGDPKHKNLMIDSSLLGVTGTAKLIAEIVHQLYGE; this is encoded by the coding sequence ATGAAAAAGTTTACTATCACCATTACCCGTGAATTCGGAAGCCTGGGGCGGTCCATCGCCAAGGCGCTGTCCAGAGAGCTGGGAGTGGAATTCTATGACCGTGATATTGTGGAGGAGGTCGCAAAGCAGTTGAACCTTCCTGTTTCCACGGTCAGCGATGAAGAAGAAAAGTCAAAGCAAAGCTTTTTGCCCCGCATGTTTCCTTTGGGGACTGACGAGACTTATATCCAGGATATTATTTTTGATGTTCAAAAAGGCATTATCCTGGATCTGGCCAAAAAGTCCAGCTGCATCCTGGTAGGAAGATGCTCGGATTACTTACTGGAAAAGGAAAAGAACAACATCAATATATTCATTTATGCATCTTATGAAAAAAGGCTGGAAAACTGTGTGAACACTCTTGGCATGACTGAGAGTGAGGGGAAACGAATGATCGCCTCCGTAGACAAGGCCAGAAATGCCTATCATAAGAAATACGCCGGTTATCTGCCAGGTGATCCGAAGCATAAGAATCTGATGATCGACTCCTCCCTTCTTGGAGTTACAGGAACTGCAAAGTTGATCGCTGAGATTGTGCACCAGCTGTATGGCGAATAG
- a CDS encoding transporter substrate-binding domain-containing protein, with translation MMKKMLSLALAFATVASLTACGAKAPEATTAAPAESTAKEGAAGSDAAGGKATADVQKIIDRGVLKVGCKADIPKFSLQNTATGEYEGFEDDLAYEIAGSIFGCTADEAKEKKLVEFQGVTAKTRGPLLENGEIDLVIATFTITPERKETYNFSTPYFTDAVGLLVNKSSGIESIEDLDGKIIGVAQSSTTKDGFKKYVDEKGYKVNPQFQEFDGYPALAQALATNQIDCFSVDRAILAGYLNDGNQILQDRFAEQDYGVAAAKENAGLAALVDDKVTSMISDGSLMNLQDKWGLQ, from the coding sequence ATGATGAAGAAAATGTTATCACTTGCCCTTGCTTTTGCGACTGTGGCATCTTTAACTGCATGCGGCGCAAAGGCTCCGGAGGCTACTACGGCTGCTCCAGCTGAGTCTACTGCAAAGGAAGGAGCGGCTGGCTCAGATGCAGCAGGCGGAAAAGCCACAGCAGACGTACAGAAAATTATTGACCGCGGAGTTTTAAAGGTTGGCTGTAAGGCAGATATTCCAAAGTTCAGCTTACAGAATACGGCTACCGGAGAATATGAAGGCTTTGAGGATGACCTGGCTTATGAGATTGCCGGCTCCATCTTCGGATGCACCGCAGATGAAGCAAAAGAAAAGAAGCTGGTAGAATTCCAGGGCGTAACCGCTAAGACAAGAGGACCTCTCTTAGAGAACGGAGAGATCGATCTGGTTATCGCTACCTTTACCATTACACCGGAAAGAAAAGAAACTTATAACTTCTCTACCCCATATTTTACCGACGCGGTAGGACTTCTGGTAAATAAGAGTTCCGGGATCGAGTCCATCGAAGATCTGGATGGCAAGATCATCGGAGTTGCCCAGTCCTCTACGACAAAGGACGGCTTTAAGAAATATGTTGATGAAAAAGGATACAAGGTAAATCCTCAGTTCCAGGAGTTTGACGGTTATCCGGCGCTGGCTCAGGCACTGGCAACCAATCAGATCGACTGCTTTTCCGTAGACCGTGCGATTCTGGCAGGCTATTTAAACGACGGCAACCAGATCTTACAGGACCGTTTCGCGGAACAGGATTATGGTGTTGCAGCAGCAAAAGAGAATGCAGGGCTTGCAGCTCTTGTTGATGATAAAGTGACTTCCATGATTTCTGACGGTTCTCTTATGAATCTTCAGGACAAATGGGGATTGCAGTAA